The genomic region TGTAAGGATCCTGCAGCATGTACAGCGCAGTGCCAAGCAGGGAGATGCCCTCAGCGTCATCACTGCCATAGATTCCTATTGCTCCAAGGTGGAATGGGCCATGAATGTCGGAGATAAGAAAGGTAAGTAGGTATCGTGTCATTTCACTTATCTGTCCTAGACAATGTAGGATTATCACAATTATGGTTTGGGAAATTACACAgtgggcggtattatagtagttatattcttgcacataggagcagtattatagtagttatattcttgtacataggagcagtattatagtagttatattcttgtacataggagcagtattatagtagttatattcttgtacataggagcagtattacataggagttggtattatagtagttatgttcttgtacataggagcagtattatagtagttatattattgtacataggagcagtattatagtacttatattcttgtacataggaggcagtattatagtagttatattcttgtacatatgagcagtattatagtagttatattcttgtacatatgagcagtattatagtagttatattcttgtacataggagcagtattatagtagttatattcttgcacgtaggagcagtattacataggatttggtattatagtagttatgttcttgtacataggagcagtattatagtagttatattcttgtacataggagtcagtattatagtagttatattcttgtacataggaggcagtattatagtagttatattcctgtacataggagcagtattatagtagttatattcttgtacataggagcagtattatagtagttatattcctgtacataggagtagtattatagtagttatattcttgtacatgggagtagtattatagattatagtagttatattcttgtacataggagcagtattatagtagttatattcttgtacataggagcagtattatagtagttttatattcctgtacataggagtagtattatagtagttatattcttgtacataggaggcagtattatagtagttttatattcctgtacataggagtagtattatagtagttatattcttgtacataggagcagtattatagtagttatattcctgtacataggagtagtattatagtagttatattcttgtacatgggagtagtattatagattatagtagttatattcttgtacataggagcagtattatagtagttatattcttgtacataggagcagtattatagtagttttatattcctgtacataggagtagtattatagtagttatattcttgtacataggaggcagtattatagtagttatattcttgtacataggagcagtattatagtagttatattcttgtacataggaggcagtattatagtagtcatattcttgcacataggagcagtattacataggagttggtattatagtagttatgttcttgtacataggagcagtgttatagtagttatattcctgtacataggagtagtattatagtagttatattcttgtacataggagtagtattatagtagttatattcttgtacataggaggcagtattatagtagttatattcttgtacataggagcagtattatagtagttatattcctgtacataggagtagtattatagtagttatattcttgtacatgggagtagtattatagattatagtagttatattcttgtacataggagtagtattatagtagttatattcttgtacataggagtagtattatagtagttatattcttgtacataggagcagtattatagtagttatattcttgtatataggagcagtattatagtagttatattcttgtatataggagcagtattatagtagttatattcctgtacataggagtagtattatagtagttatattcctgtacataggaggcagtattatagtaattatattcctgtacataggagcagtattatagtagttatattcttgtacataggagcagtattatagtagttatattcttgtatataggagcagtattatagtagttatattcctgtacataggagcagtattatagtagttatattcctgtacataggagcagtattatagtagttatattcctgtacataggaggcagtattatagtagttatattcttgtacataggagcagtattatagtagttatattcttgtacataggagcagtattatagtagttttatattcttgtacataggaggcagtattatagtagttatattcttgtacatatgagcagtattatagtagttatattcttgtacataggagcagtattatagtagttatattcttgtacataggaggcagtattatagtagttatattcttgtacataggagtagtattatagtagttatattcttgtacataggagcagtattatagtagttatattcttgtacataggaggcagtattatagtagttatattcttgtacataggagtagtattatagtagttatattcttgtacatgggagcagtattatagtagttatattcttgtacataggagcagtattatagtagttatatttttgcacataggagcagtattacataggagttggtattatagtagttatgttcttgtacataggagcagtattatagtagttatattcttgtacataggagcagtattatagtagttatattcttgtacataggagcagtattatagtagttatattgctgtacataggaggcagtattatagtagtagttatattcttaaccaaatctcttttttATTAAGAGGCAAATTGTCAGCAATGACGAGACATGTTATCTCAAGAAGCCAGTCGCAGCTGGCAACACAATTCACATTTAAATCAGTCGCTGATATTGGCATCAATCTCACTGCATTATGAATGAGAAGACCTGTGTGAACATGAGTAACAGCAGGGGGTAGACAAGGGGGAGAACAGAGAGGGGGGGGTTAGGTGGGGGGGTATGTAGGATGTAGTTTCTCACAAGGGTCTAAAAGTTTCGGAATTGCTTCCAGGGGGACCATAATTTCAGGAACTGAGGTCTGGAGTGAGTTTCCCAATGAGCCAGTTCCTCAAATCTAAATATTTGGTCTGTTCTCTCAATCCATGCCAAAATGGAAGGAGGGGAGTCATTCCTCCAAAGAAGGGGAATCAATAAGCGGGCCGCAGTGAGAAGTATGATCGGGAGATTGGATTTAGAGAGAGTCAAAGAACCATTAGGGCACCAGAGCAAAATCAGTTTAGCGTCTAGATGAACTTGGGTATCACAAATCCTGTTCCACATAGTTTCTACCTGGGACCAGAAAGGTCGGATTTTACTGCAATGCCACCATCAATGGGAGAGTAAGCCAACTTCTGATCCGCACCTCCAGCACAGCTCAGAGATATATGGATTGAGCCTATGAAGAAATTCCGGCGTCTTATACCCTCTCGTCAGTAATTTGTAGGAATTAGCCTGGATCTTGATGCAGCAGGTAAATCCATGGGAGTGTGTAAGGATAAAAGCTTTGTCAGGCTCAGACAGAGTTACTGAGAGCTCTTTCTCCCAGGCCTTCAGAAACTTTAAGTCTGGGGATGCGGAAGAGAGCAGCTCCTTATACAGCGTAGAAAGGGGTTTAGACGGGAGGCGAGTTGAGGAAAGCCTCTTCTCCAGCCAAGAAGGCGCATCAGTAGGTCGAAGCGGTTTTTCGAGAAGTGCTAATTCCTTCCGAAAGGCTATAGTAGCTAGAAATGAGGCAGCTTTAACCTTGGAAAGGTTGAAGACCTTATCCCAATCTAAATTACCAGTCTCGGAGGTAATATCCTGTAGAGTGAGGTCTGATAGTAGTGGCCATATCCCAGATGGTTCAGGGATGGTAGGATGTATATGAAACTGAAGGAGGTGCATGGGTAGATgtgggttagggtactttcacactagcgtttttcttttctggcgctgcgttccgtcctaggggctccataccggaaaagaactgatcagacatatccccatgcattctgaatggagagcaatccgttcaggatgcatcaggatttcttcagttcaggcttttcagaaaaccataGCCTGttatatttttacctccggctaaaaatcctgaacactttgactgaacgccggatcaggcctttttcccattgacttgcattaacgccggatccggcttttgcatgttaaacccgaaaaatgtgaaaaaaaagatagtccataaatggcggatatgttttttccaatgcattttttcattgtgatcaaaatcctgatcaggattcaaatgtaatctgtttttctggatccggcgggcagttccggagTCGGAATTGAacaccggatttaaacaacgctagtgtgaaagtagccttatggaatTGAAGATCCGTAGACCAATACAGTTTGGCCCATTCTACTAGAAGGCCCTTCCATATGGGAGATGGGAACTTATTATTAGCCGTGCATGTACGTAAACCCCATAAGACTAACTTTTCTTTATAGGTAAGTATGTCACGTTCCAGTTGGGAGCAGAGGTTTGCCGGTTGTCGGGAAAGGAGGCTAAATCCTTTACTTGGTATCGATGCTTTGTAATATAGGTATATATCGGGGAGACCAAACCCTcccagtcttttttttattttttatttttttcccgtgTCAAGGTAGTATAAGCAATCCTAGCGGATTTGCCGTCCCACACAAAAGAGGAAAAAATTCGGGGGACCTCCACAAAGAAGGAATGGGGCATCCAGATGGGTAGTGTCTGAATTAAGTATTTAAAGAGTTTAGGGACTATGAAGGCTTTAAGATAgtgtgtgtgctttttttttttcctgcctactAATGAGATGAAGGGAAGCTTCAGGGAACTTAGGTGTGACCTGATAGAATGGACTATGGGAGCCTGGTTCAGGTTGAACAGGTCATCAGGGTCCGCCGGGATGTGGGTGCCTAGAAAGGGTATAGATTTGGAAGCCCAAGAAAAGGCGGTGGAACGTTCGAGGTCTTCAATTAAAGCAATTAGGCAGGATACGTGAAGGGCCAATGACTTGctgtaattaattttaaaattggagatCAGCCCATACTCGTCAGAGGGCTTGAAGCTTAGGGAAGGAGGTCATGGGGTTAGAAGTCATGACCAGAAGGTCATCTGTGAAGGCTGCAGTAAGATGGGAATGCGAGCCCACTCGGATCTCCTCTATATCTGGGTCCTGCCTAATTTTAGCAAGCAGGGTTTCCATGACAATGATAAAAAgggccggtgataatgggcagcCTTGCCTTGTACCATTGGTGATGGAAAAGGCCGGTGAGAGTGTGCCGTTGactgaccctggcagagggggacgaGTACAGGGAAAAGATAGCCGAGATAAAGTTATCCGGGAGGCCAAATTCCGACAGGGCCCGGGACATGAAGTGCTAATTGACCCTTTTAAAGGCCTTCTCTGCGTCCGTACTAAGGCTAGGGGCGCGGAAGCCTGTCTAGCACGAGCTATCAAATGTATTAGGCGGACCGTATTCTCGctcccctgtctgccagagacaaagcCCACTTGTTCCCTATTGATAATGTCGGGGAGGACATTTTGGATCCTTCGGGCCAGGATCTTTGCCCACCATTTCACATCAGTGTTCAGTAGGGAAATTGGATGGTACGGTAACTACCGCAACTTAGGGGATCTTTGTTTTCTTTATGGATGACCGTGATATGGGCCGAAAGCGATTGGGGGGGGCCTCCTGCGAGAAGATGGTTGCAAAGGGTTTTGAACTGGGGTACGAATATATGTTTGAAGGTTTTGTAATAGGATATAGTAAGGCCGTCAGGGCCTGGACTCTTTCCGGAAGGGATAGAAGAGCGGACCTTAAATATTTCAGATTCAGTTATTGGGGGCCAACAGGCAGGGATGACTGCGAGGGGGTGATGGAAGAGAGGAATTGTTCAGTTGCTTTTGCGATGTGGAATGGCTAGTGGGTGCTAAGTTGTAAAGATCTTTATAGAAAGCACAAAAGGCTTTCGCTATATCGGGGGTAGCTTTGTGCAGTGTACCTCCAGCATCTATGACAGCCGCAATGAAGGAGTCAGTACGTTGTTTTTTAACTAAGGCCGACCTCAACCTGTTCCCTTTATCCCCGTGGGCGTTGGCGCGGAACTTAGAGCGCGGAAGGAGTTTAGCTGAGGTGACATTCAGCTAATTTTTGAGCTTTGCTCGAGCTTCCGAGAGCTCAGTTGCACAATTGAGGGCTTGGGATTGTTTGAGTTAGTTAAGGGTTTCTATGTGAGATAGCAGCGTAGTCACGGCCTGTGAACGCTGTTTTTTGAGGTGAGCTCCTAGGGCAATTAGTTCTCCCCTTATGACTGCTTTATGGGTTGCCCAAATTATGGACGGGGAGGGGGCAGAAGGATCAGGGGTGTTGTGCCTGAAAAATCCGTTTAGTGAAAAGGACAACTTGGAGGCATGGGATGGGTCTAGAATGATAGTATCATTGatgcgccaattccattccttcTTTGGGAAATGTTTAAAAAGATGGGGGCATGATCTGATAGGGTAATATTCCCTATTTTGGCTAGGGTAACCCTATTGGCATATGCTTTAGAGAGGAAAAGATAGTCCAGTCTGTGGTAGGAGGATTTAGCATTAGAGTAAAGGGTAAAGTCTCTGCCAGAGGGGTCCATGGTGCGCCATACGTCCAGAACACCCAGCTTCTGCAGAGcaagttttaggcaggtgtgcGTGATAGCTGACTTCTTGTTAGAAGAGTCTAATGCCGGTTCAAGGGTAACATTGAAATCACCACACCTACTTTAAAAGAGGCTAATGGGGCGAGGGTCTGGACAAGCCACCCCGGTTAGGTGCATAGATATTTGCTAAGGTAATCGGCGTGTCAGCAATGGTACCCTTCACAAACAAATGGCGACCCTCAGGGTCTAAGGAGAATGCTTAAATGGGAGTTGTTTGTGaatcgttatattcttgtacgtaggaggcagtattatagtagttatattcttgtacataggagcagtattatagtagttatattcttgtacataggagcagcattatagtagttatattcttgtacataggagcagtattatagtagttatattcttgtacataggggcagtattatagtagttatattcttgtacataggaggcagtattatagtagttatattcttgtacataggaggcagtattatagtagttatattcctgtacatagaagcagtattatagtagttatattcttgtacataggaggcagtattatagtagttatattcttgtacataggagcagtattatagtagttatattcttgtacataggagcagtattatagtagttatattcttgtacataggagcagtattatagtagttatattcttgtacataggagcagtattatagtagttatattcttgtacataggagcagtattatagtagttatattcttgtacataggagcagtattatagtagttatattattgtacataggaggcagtattatagtagttatattattgtacataggaggcagtattatagtagttatattcttgtacataggagcagtattatagtagttatattcttgtacataggaggcagtattatagtagttatattcttgtacataggagcagtattatagtagttatattcttgtacataggagcagtattatagtagttatattcttgtacataggagcagtattatagtagttatattcttgtacataggagcagtattatagtagttatattcttgtacataggagcagtattatagtagttatattcttgtacataggagcagtattatagtagttatattcttgtacataggagcagtattatagtagttatattattgtacataggaggcagtattatagtagttatattattgtacataggaggcagtattatagtagttatattcttgtacataggagcagtattatagtagttatattcttgtacataggaggcagtattatagtagttatattcttgtacataggagcagtattatagtagttatattcttgtacataggagcagtattatagtagttatattcttgtacataggaggcagtattatagtagttatatccttgtacataggaggcagtattatagtagttatattcttgtacataggaggcagtattatagtagttatattcttgtacataggagcagtattatagtagttatattcttgtacataggaggcagtattataggagttatattctctCTTACAAAGAGTATTACTGCGCAAGAGCAACAATATGATGAATATGAAATCTGTGCAACATCCTGAGGTGTAGTAGTGACTTTCGAAGTAAACCATgacatgtattaaaaaaaaaactacaatttacCGTTTAGTGATAATTGCACCATACGCAGAGAATAATAAAGTAAAATCTGCTTTAATATAACCTCTTGTCTGTATTTGGCAGGTGAGATCCTCGACACAGTGGTATTAGAGACTCGTCCCCGTTATGTATTGGAGCTTGGCACATACTGTGGATATTCAACTTTGAGGATTGCCCGTCTGCTGCCCCCTGGTGCTCGACTTATTACTATAGAAATGAACCCTCACTATGCTCAGGTGGCTAGGGAAATATTTCAGTATGCAGGACTGGATGCACAGGTAGGAAGCCGTGGCGAGTATGCGCTGGGCAGCCGCTTTTACATATCCATTATCTCATTATTCATCTCTCTTTTTTTGTCATACACCGCACCTGATTTCCCCCTCTATCCCTGTCCACCTGTAGCTACCCCCTATATCTGATTTTCCACTACCTTCCACACCTCCGTCCTCTTGCCTTCAGGCAGAGCAGAACGCCATGCAGTCCGCTTGCCACCAGCGCAAGTGGCGTCTCCAGGAAGCCCTAATCTATACCACATTACACTGTCTGCAGCTGCCACTTCAGCTGTTTGCTCGCACTCCTCAGTACCCGCTGAGTCCTTCGTCACTTCCTGCACAAGGAAAATCTGCAGAGAAGCTGCCAAAGGGTCCCATATGCAAGGTGAGACCCCCAGCCCTTTTTGGATCGGTTCTTGCAAACAGAATCAGATGCTCCCACTACAATGTTTCCCAAGAATGTCACCATAAGAGTGCCACACAAAAAGTGTCGCCATGAAAGTGCCAGCCATGAATGCCTGTATTACCGTAGCATCCAAAACAATGTCCTCAAAAGACTGCCAGATGCAAGAGCCCCCATTGTAATTTCACCTGCGAAAGTCGCCATAAGAGTGGCACATACAATAATGGACCCATAATAGGCTGGAAACGTATTATTTATTTTCCGAACTAGTAtgggtcaaataaataaatacattccagaactgatttttattggataacactgacagcattatgtcagtgttatccaatacattccagacctctaagggttacatagcatcataaatagaTATAATGCTATGAGAcccagtcagtgctgggaggtcaggacgggagctgcggcATACTCGCACTGCGAGCCCCATGCGTGCAATTCACTTGTCTGAAAGACTGGCGCTTTTAGCGCTAGTTTTGATATCCCCATGCGCTGACGGAGGatgtgcctcgtcataaattaggcgcatgcctcatcataaattaagcgcGTCATCGGGGGGGATATCTAAGACCAGCGCAAATGGCTGGACTTTGATaaattgccctcattgtaccttgtttattagggctcatgcacccaaACGTGGGCAatttgcggcccccaatgcacgagcaccgtccgtgtggctggtacatacagatgcagacccatttaacttaaatgggtccatgtTCCAtccggcaccacaaaaaatagaacaagtgaatgggtccacggaTGCGGTGCAAATGCCTGCTGTTTgcaggcatttgtgggtgcactTGTATCAGGCTATGGCAGTGATCAAATTGTTTTCAGAGGCATTAGTGAGGGCATGTCCCCATTTGTCCTCTAAAGACATGTACTATAGTCGTGGGCCTGGTAACAGGACTATATAATGCAAATATATAGTCCATTATTATTGTTCTGCTTACACGTGTGAACTATAACAATCTGCACGTCAGTGTTCGCTTCCCATGAGAGAATCCAGCTCGCCTCCACTATTTTTAAGTCCAGCGAGGCCCATCGGAGTGTCATTGCATTGGGTTCAGCAGGATTACAGGAGGAAGCGTACTTATCA from Bufo gargarizans isolate SCDJY-AF-19 chromosome 9, ASM1485885v1, whole genome shotgun sequence harbors:
- the LOC122919538 gene encoding catechol O-methyltransferase A-like isoform X1 translates to MLATVLTLVAVLVCVVSLVVWRVRTNADWALWWHDNYLERIRDFLTGTTRPVRILQHVQRSAKQGDALSVITAIDSYCSKVEWAMNVGDKKGEILDTVVLETRPRYVLELGTYCGYSTLRIARLLPPGARLITIEMNPHYAQVAREIFQYAGLDAQLPPISDFPLPSTPPSSCLQAEQNAMQSACHQRKWRLQEALIYTTLHCLQLPLQLFARTPQYPLSPSSLPAQGKSAEKLPKGPICKVELLVGSSTVLIPQLKKKLDIEKFDLVFIDHWKVSYLPDTKLLEECGLLKAGTVLLADNVICPGAPDYLEYIRNCPRYRSQCFPAQLEYLQVEDGVEKSVFLG